ATTCAAAAGATCATACAACTTTGGTTGCAGCAGTAAAAGCAGCAGATTTAGTAGAAACTTTAAAAGGTAAAGGTCCATTTACTGTTTTTGCTCCAACAAATGCAGCGTTTGACAAATTACCCAAAGGAACTGTTGAGTCATTATTAAAACCTGAAAATAAAAAGAAACTGCAAACGATCCTGACCTATCATGTTGCTGCCGGAAAATGGAGTTCTGCAGATATTGCCAAAGCAATTAAAGATGGAAAAGGAAAAGCAAGTATTAAAACAGTTGAAGGAGGAACTTTAACAGCATGGATGAAAGGAAAAGATTTATATATAAGCGATGAGAACGGAAACAAAGCTAAAGTGACAATTGCCGATGTGAATCAGTCAAATGGTGTAATTCACGTTATTGATGCTGTTTTGATGCCAAAAAAATAATTGAAAACAATCCTGTAATATCCAAAAAAAGCTCTGTAGTTTATCTGCAGAGCTTTTTCTAGTTTTGAGCTTTTATCTTTTACTGGTCAGTGTACTTCCGGCAGATGCGATTACGACACAAACAACAGCCAAAATTTCGTAGAAACTTAAATTTTCGTGCAAAAATATAAAAGCACAAATCGATGCAGCCGCAGGCTCCAGACTCATTAAAATACTAAAAGTACGCGGTGGCAGTTTTCCTAAAGCTTTCATTTCTAAAGTAAACGGAATGGCACTGGATAAAAGCGCAAGGGCAATTCCCATTCCAAAAAACGTTGGAGTAAGATTCGTAAGTCCGTTTTCGAATAACCCAACAGGTAAAACTAAAATCGCAGCAAACAGCATTCCGACAGAAACAGCGCTTCCATCATTCATAATTCGGGAAATTTTGCCGCCCAAAACAATATATGCCGCCCAAAAAGCACCAGCCAAAAGAGCAAAAAACATACCCATTGAATCTAAGCGGGTATTATTCCACGGAGCCATTAATGAAATTCCAATTGCCGCCAATAAAACCCAGAAGTAATCTATTAAACGTTTTGAACCTATAATAGCCAGTAATAACGGACCAACAAATTCTAATGTCACGGCTAAACCAACCGGAATTCTCGCAATAGCCAGATAAAAAATTAAATTCATGGCGCCTAAACATAAGCCGTACGGAATAACAATTTTCCATTGCTCTCGTGATATTTCTCTTAAGTTTGGTCTGTAAGCCAGTAATAAAATTATAGCAGAAATTCCAATTCGGATTGAAGCGGTTCCTGCTGCTCCTATGGCAGGAAATAATGTTTTTGCAATTGCAGCGCCGCATTGTACACTTATAATTGCCAGTAATACTGCAGGAACGGGAGGGAGGTTTAATTCTCGGTTTTTCATAAAAATAATAACGCAGAAAACGATTGGCATCTTTTTCTGCTGAATAAGCAAAAGGTAATCTGATTTAGCTGTCTAACGCACGTTTTGTAACATAGGCACGATATCCAATTATAGCCATCTGCCACTTTTTTGCTTTCGTGATATCCAATCCTTGTTTGGTAAAACTAGGAAGCAGCATTTTATTTAGTTTGGCTAAAATTTTATACATAGCAGATTTTTTTCGCAAAGATATAAAAAAAGACTTTGTGTTAAAACAAAGTCTTTTAAGAGTATAAAGTTTAAAATTTGAGAATTAGATTATTATCACCGTCAGATTCTCTGTTTATGGCATTTATTGGAGCTTGTATCCAGCCGCTTTTATTGATTACAAATTTAAACAGATGTGTTTCGTTTTTCTTAAACCTCGATTTTGGAATAATTAATTCAAAAGTATTTTTGTTTTTCTGAATCATTTGAAAATCTTTGTCATTAGGATTCCATTTATCAAATGATCCTGCAATAGATACACTTTTAATCAAATTAGGATCTAAATTTTTATCGTGTTCATAAACGAAAACAACATTGTCATCAGTAAGTTTATATCCGTAAATGCCAGATTTCGTTTTGTTTTCGGCAAGTAAATCATTTGAAAGCCTTATGACAGCTTCTCCTAAAGCTTCGGCTGTATTTTCATCGCTTATGTTTACAATAATTGAAATACCCAGCTGGCGTTCGGGATAAATAATCAACATGTTTTGAGTTCCAAATGCACCGCCGTGCTTCCAGCAGTTTTGACCGTTTTGATCTACTTCAATATAATCCCAAAAATACCCGTTCCAGGTTGTTGGGCTATTCAGGAGATTTCGCTGTGATTCTTTTACAATTTTGTTCTTTGTATTAAGTTCATAATTAATGAATTTGGTTAAATCACCTAAAGTAGATTTTAATCTTCCGGCAGCTCCCCAAAGGTTGTCAGAGATACTCGGCATTAGAACTCCTTTCAGGTTGTAACCATTTGCAAGAGCGATATAAGGATTTAAGTTAATACCGGTTGAATTCATTTGAAGTTTTGAAAGAATATTTTCTTTTAAAAGCTCTTCATAACTTTTATGATATACATTTTCTAAGATATGGGCTGTCAGATTAAGGCTTCCGTTGCTGTATTTGAATTTAGTTCCCGGTAAGGTATCTAATTTTATTGTTTTAAGATCTTCAAAGAATTGCTTACGATTGTATGATTCGTCTATCTTTTTAAACGCCAGATAACTGCTGTCATTTCGGTTTTTTCTTAACTCGGCTGTATCGGGCAGATCTTTATCAAAACCGGTTTTAAAAGAAACTAAATCTTTTATTGTAATAGGAGTACCATTGTATTCTAAGTTAGGATATGAACCTGTAATATGTTTTCTTATATCGTCGTCCAGATTTAGTTTTCCTTCTAAAACAGCTTGAGATGCCAGCAGTCCGGTGAACAATTTTGTTATAGAAGCGACTTCAAAAACGGTATTGTTAGTGGCTGTATTGTCTTTTCCTTTGTCAATTTCTCCGTAATGTCTGGTGTATGTTTTTCCATTTTTTACAACGCCTATAGAAATTGAGTTGGCTTTTGATTTTTCTGAAAGAATCGAAGCCGTTTTGTCCATTGCAATATAAATATTCTTTTCGGCCGCTTTTTGCTGGGCATTTCCAATAAATCCAGAACATAGGAATATCGTAAGGATGTATTTCATGATTGATATTTTAGGATTGAATTGTGTATCGAAAACAAAAGAACCAGTGTTTTGGGCACTGGTTCTTTATATTTAATTAAATCTGTTACGCCTTTTTATTTTCTTTCTCCCAGGCTTTTCTGTCTTTTTCTTGTTTTTTCATATCCTTTGCATGCTGCTTCATGTCTTTTGCGTGTTGCAGTATATCTTTTTCATGCTGTTTCATATCAAGTTCATATTGCTTCATGTCTTTTTCGTACTGTTTCATGTTTTGCTCGTATTCTTTAGCATTAAAACCGTCAAATTCGAATTTCATATTAGTATTGAATTTCTCCATTTTAGTATTGAATTGTTCCATGGCAATTTCATACTGCTCCATCTGTTTTTCGAAAATAGCTTCACGTTGTGACATAACTGCTTCTAATTGTTTTTCGTAAGCTGATAAATCCGGTTCAAAAGCTTCCATTTTTCTTTCAAATTCTGCCATTTCTTTATTGAATTTATCCATAGCAGTTTTATCGTTATGATTTTTTGGGAATTTTGGCGGTTTTGGCATTTTCGACATGTCAATAGCCGGAACAGGAGGCATTGGTCCACTTGGAAATGACGGAGCAACAGGCGGTACCGGCGGTACAGGAGAAACTGCATCATTTACTGCTACAGGATCTTCTTCTCCTTCAGAATCTCCAAAATATCGGGTAGTTGTAACATTGCGAATAACAGGAGGATTGTTAATTTGATCGCCTGTAACCAGCGCAATATCTTTGCTGCCATCTTCATCTTCACTTAATACAATATTACAGTCTTTTATGGCATTATTACCGTTCATTTCAACAATCTGAATTTTACCGTTTTCTTTTACAATACGTACTTTAATACCGGTAATTTCATTTTTACTGTTTCTTTTTAAATCAGAAATAGCAATGTCTACATTGTGTTCTGTTTTTAATTTTGCAGTTAAATCTTTTAATTCCTGATCTGTAGTCGATTTTGTGATTTTAAAAATTTCAGAATCCTGATTTTTAACTCTGGCAATTTCGTTTTGTTCAGCCGTCTTTTTCTCCTGTGCAATTGTTTTAATCTGAAATGAAAGGACAAATGCTCCAAGTGCCGGAATTATGGCATAATACTTCCAGTAATTCCATTTTTTTGATTGATTTTTGTTTAACATGACAATTCGTTTTTTGATTAATGATTGATAAAAATGATTGGTGATGGCAACACAAGTATCATGTGTTGTAATTTT
This portion of the Flavobacterium gelatinilyticum genome encodes:
- a CDS encoding SsrA-binding protein, whose protein sequence is MYKILAKLNKMLLPSFTKQGLDITKAKKWQMAIIGYRAYVTKRALDS
- a CDS encoding serine hydrolase, with translation MKYILTIFLCSGFIGNAQQKAAEKNIYIAMDKTASILSEKSKANSISIGVVKNGKTYTRHYGEIDKGKDNTATNNTVFEVASITKLFTGLLASQAVLEGKLNLDDDIRKHITGSYPNLEYNGTPITIKDLVSFKTGFDKDLPDTAELRKNRNDSSYLAFKKIDESYNRKQFFEDLKTIKLDTLPGTKFKYSNGSLNLTAHILENVYHKSYEELLKENILSKLQMNSTGINLNPYIALANGYNLKGVLMPSISDNLWGAAGRLKSTLGDLTKFINYELNTKNKIVKESQRNLLNSPTTWNGYFWDYIEVDQNGQNCWKHGGAFGTQNMLIIYPERQLGISIIVNISDENTAEALGEAVIRLSNDLLAENKTKSGIYGYKLTDDNVVFVYEHDKNLDPNLIKSVSIAGSFDKWNPNDKDFQMIQKNKNTFELIIPKSRFKKNETHLFKFVINKSGWIQAPINAINRESDGDNNLILKF
- a CDS encoding EamA family transporter, with the translated sequence MKNRELNLPPVPAVLLAIISVQCGAAIAKTLFPAIGAAGTASIRIGISAIILLLAYRPNLREISREQWKIVIPYGLCLGAMNLIFYLAIARIPVGLAVTLEFVGPLLLAIIGSKRLIDYFWVLLAAIGISLMAPWNNTRLDSMGMFFALLAGAFWAAYIVLGGKISRIMNDGSAVSVGMLFAAILVLPVGLFENGLTNLTPTFFGMGIALALLSSAIPFTLEMKALGKLPPRTFSILMSLEPAAASICAFIFLHENLSFYEILAVVCVVIASAGSTLTSKR
- a CDS encoding M56 family metallopeptidase produces the protein MEALFIFIAKASGLTALFYFAYYFLLRKETFFTSSRWFLLAGLLTSVILPFIIYTKVIWIDPAPVSYAPSTYVLNSSPAYTAASYNANPQGIEEKTFEIDWNMVSIVIYTLGFAAFMLKFAIDFYSLNSVLKGKKVEQQADFKFIDINENIAPFSYFDYIVYNSSLYSEAELQNILEHEKVHSDQHHTIDVLISRIFCILFWFNPIIWLYKKAILQNLEFIADSEASKKIADKKAYQYTLLKITTHDTCVAITNHFYQSLIKKRIVMLNKNQSKKWNYWKYYAIIPALGAFVLSFQIKTIAQEKKTAEQNEIARVKNQDSEIFKITKSTTDQELKDLTAKLKTEHNVDIAISDLKRNSKNEITGIKVRIVKENGKIQIVEMNGNNAIKDCNIVLSEDEDGSKDIALVTGDQINNPPVIRNVTTTRYFGDSEGEEDPVAVNDAVSPVPPVPPVAPSFPSGPMPPVPAIDMSKMPKPPKFPKNHNDKTAMDKFNKEMAEFERKMEAFEPDLSAYEKQLEAVMSQREAIFEKQMEQYEIAMEQFNTKMEKFNTNMKFEFDGFNAKEYEQNMKQYEKDMKQYELDMKQHEKDILQHAKDMKQHAKDMKKQEKDRKAWEKENKKA
- a CDS encoding fasciclin domain-containing protein, which translates into the protein MKTRKFLAAAVLALGFAFASNAQKSVMVGGAAMYPNKNIIENAVNSKDHTTLVAAVKAADLVETLKGKGPFTVFAPTNAAFDKLPKGTVESLLKPENKKKLQTILTYHVAAGKWSSADIAKAIKDGKGKASIKTVEGGTLTAWMKGKDLYISDENGNKAKVTIADVNQSNGVIHVIDAVLMPKK